The Sediminitomix flava genome window below encodes:
- a CDS encoding sulfatase family protein → MKKFILFSISYLLPYLLFAQQQRPNIVWLTTEDNSASWYRLYNPEHGAPMPNIEKLAEHGIVFNNAYSNAPVCSTARSTIISGLYGPKIGAHYHRAEQKVKMPKGLKLFPYYLRQAGYYTTNNSKQDYNFVAEDVNGVWDESSRKASFRNREENQPFFHVQNFYDTHEGQMFGELKEGIEDIGNPSEVELFPYHPDTDTFRKKYAQYISLNHYVDKKVGRLIQQLEDDGLLDDTFIFHYGDHGGVLPGGKGYAHNDGLQVAMVVHVPKNWKHLSPVSEGSRVDGFVEFVDLSATVLNLAGIKIPDLIDGKPFLGKGVSIEKLAKRDETFGYADRFDEKYDMVRFLRKGKYSYWRSYQPFNFDGLHNSYRYKQEAFREWRALAKKGKLNDEQLAFYHKRLPEQLFDLENDPHEVNNLALDPAYASVLLEMRKLMHDRVSDMPDLSFYPESFLLKGITTDGVSFGQEHKTEIRKLIDIADLQLQSFAMVKKKIGKALNSKNNFERYWALINCSVFGEEANQFYSQAEEMAKNDTDIFVRMRAAEFLGLTGRINPKPLLLDILEQCPDQIAANLVLNTIVLLSELTPMKLTLNDLDQSKWKNVEGNISNRFLYLRELANSSQFLEN, encoded by the coding sequence ATGAAAAAATTCATATTATTCTCAATATCATATTTGTTACCATACTTACTTTTTGCACAACAACAGCGACCAAATATTGTTTGGTTGACAACTGAAGACAATTCTGCAAGTTGGTATCGATTGTATAATCCCGAGCATGGCGCCCCAATGCCAAATATTGAGAAATTGGCAGAACATGGTATTGTATTCAATAATGCTTATTCAAATGCTCCTGTTTGTTCTACTGCTAGAAGTACAATTATTTCTGGTTTGTATGGGCCAAAAATTGGAGCGCATTATCATCGTGCAGAACAGAAAGTAAAGATGCCTAAAGGCCTTAAACTTTTTCCTTATTACTTGCGACAAGCAGGTTACTATACGACTAACAACAGCAAACAAGATTATAATTTTGTTGCTGAAGATGTAAATGGAGTTTGGGATGAAAGTTCAAGAAAAGCAAGCTTTAGAAATAGGGAAGAAAATCAACCATTTTTTCATGTTCAAAACTTCTATGATACTCATGAAGGTCAGATGTTTGGTGAGCTGAAGGAAGGAATTGAAGATATCGGAAATCCATCAGAAGTAGAATTATTTCCTTATCATCCAGATACTGATACCTTCAGAAAGAAATATGCACAATACATTTCATTGAATCATTATGTAGATAAAAAAGTTGGAAGGCTGATTCAACAGTTGGAAGATGATGGTTTATTAGACGATACTTTTATTTTTCATTATGGAGATCATGGAGGAGTATTGCCGGGAGGAAAAGGATATGCTCATAATGATGGATTGCAAGTCGCAATGGTTGTTCACGTGCCCAAGAACTGGAAACATTTATCACCAGTTTCAGAGGGTAGTAGAGTGGATGGTTTTGTAGAGTTTGTTGATTTATCAGCTACAGTTCTAAATTTGGCAGGGATCAAAATTCCCGATCTAATAGATGGTAAACCATTTTTGGGGAAGGGAGTTTCTATAGAAAAATTAGCTAAAAGAGATGAGACTTTTGGCTATGCAGACCGATTTGATGAAAAATATGATATGGTACGTTTTCTTCGAAAAGGGAAATATAGTTATTGGAGAAGCTATCAACCTTTTAATTTTGATGGTTTACATAATTCATACAGATACAAACAAGAAGCTTTCAGAGAATGGAGAGCACTTGCAAAAAAAGGAAAGTTGAATGATGAGCAATTGGCATTTTATCATAAGCGTTTACCAGAACAGTTATTTGATTTAGAAAATGATCCGCATGAAGTGAATAATCTGGCATTGGACCCTGCTTATGCATCCGTTCTTTTAGAGATGAGAAAACTCATGCATGATAGAGTTAGTGATATGCCTGATCTTTCATTCTATCCTGAGTCCTTCTTACTGAAGGGCATAACAACTGATGGAGTTTCTTTTGGTCAAGAGCATAAAACTGAAATAAGAAAGTTAATTGATATTGCAGACTTACAACTTCAATCTTTCGCTATGGTGAAAAAGAAGATTGGAAAGGCTTTAAACTCAAAGAATAATTTTGAACGATATTGGGCATTAATTAATTGTAGTGTTTTTGGGGAAGAAGCAAATCAGTTTTATAGCCAAGCAGAGGAAATGGCTAAAAATGATACAGATATTTTTGTACGAATGAGAGCAGCTGAGTTTTTGGGATTGACAGGTAGAATCAACCCTAAACCATTGTTATTAGATATCTTGGAACAATGTCCGGATCAAATTGCAGCTAACTTGGTTTTGAACACAATAGTACTTTTAAGTGAGCTTACACCCATGAAATTAACACTCAATGATTTAGACCAAAGCAAATGGAAAAACGTGGAAGGTAATATCTCAAATCGATTTTTGTATTTGAGAGAATTAGCCAACTCAAGTCAATTTTTAGAAAATTAG
- a CDS encoding arylsulfatase → MKKSLFLCIILLSFMVESKSQSKPNVILILTDDQGIGDLGCHGNPWLKTPNIDTFYEESVRLTDFHVSPLCTPTRAAIMTGKYPINNGAWATFKGRDALSKNTPTIANLFQENGYTTALFGKWHLGDNYPVRPTDSGFNFAIHHLAGGIGELSDYWGNSYFDDVYYVNNEAKQFQGYCTDVWFEESMKFIEKQEDNPFFIYLALNAPHDPLIVDEKYAAPYKHLEGSEIISANLYGMIANIDENFGKLRQFLAEKKLTDNTIFIFMSDNGTRFGYSKDGKLGYNKGFRGIKGSKAEGGHRVPFFIQWKDGKIQGGKDQDFLSAHVDLLPTLASLCGIDLSDKYQTDGVDLSPILRDKKENLDERSIFIHHRQDWRPPHDLAQSCVLQNQWRLINGKELYDTSKDPLQKNNIVKEHRELVNDLLSQNASFIESSKKHTVYNELSTAIIGNKAQKEVKLTIQHAIGEDVGIWKCEQVAKGVKNKNNTHSLEIEKEGYYLISCSRWPKELAAPILGSPTNNLNPHYSYKNIHPEKVRIRIANQIIEKEILENQYAVSFRVYLEKGKTLFSNDFIEDGETYGVYYTYISYDDAEI, encoded by the coding sequence ATGAAAAAGTCTCTCTTCCTTTGTATAATATTATTGAGCTTTATGGTTGAAAGCAAGTCTCAATCAAAACCTAATGTCATTCTTATACTTACCGATGACCAAGGTATTGGAGACTTGGGCTGTCATGGAAATCCTTGGTTAAAAACACCAAATATAGACACATTTTATGAAGAGTCTGTTCGTCTTACAGATTTCCATGTAAGCCCACTTTGCACGCCAACAAGGGCAGCAATAATGACTGGTAAATACCCAATCAATAATGGTGCTTGGGCTACATTTAAAGGAAGAGATGCACTATCAAAAAACACACCTACTATTGCCAATCTATTTCAAGAAAATGGTTATACCACAGCCCTTTTCGGAAAATGGCATTTAGGAGATAATTATCCTGTCAGACCCACCGATTCTGGTTTCAATTTCGCTATTCATCATCTTGCTGGCGGTATTGGCGAACTTTCAGATTATTGGGGAAACAGTTATTTCGATGATGTTTATTATGTCAATAATGAAGCTAAACAATTTCAAGGCTATTGCACAGATGTTTGGTTTGAAGAGAGTATGAAGTTTATAGAAAAACAGGAAGACAATCCGTTCTTTATCTATTTAGCTCTAAACGCACCCCATGACCCTCTAATTGTTGATGAAAAATATGCTGCTCCTTACAAACATCTGGAAGGTAGTGAAATCATCAGTGCTAACCTTTATGGAATGATTGCCAATATTGATGAGAACTTTGGTAAACTCCGTCAATTTTTGGCTGAAAAAAAACTAACTGATAATACTATTTTCATTTTCATGAGTGATAATGGTACTCGCTTCGGATACAGCAAAGATGGAAAACTGGGCTATAATAAAGGTTTCAGAGGGATAAAAGGAAGTAAAGCTGAAGGAGGACATAGAGTCCCATTTTTTATTCAGTGGAAAGATGGTAAAATTCAAGGAGGGAAAGACCAAGACTTTCTATCAGCCCATGTTGATCTTCTACCTACTCTTGCTAGTCTTTGTGGTATTGATCTCTCCGATAAATATCAAACTGATGGGGTTGACCTCTCTCCTATTTTGAGAGATAAAAAAGAGAATTTAGATGAACGAAGTATCTTTATTCATCACCGTCAAGATTGGCGACCGCCACATGATTTAGCTCAAAGCTGTGTCTTGCAAAATCAATGGCGCTTGATCAATGGGAAAGAACTGTATGATACTTCTAAAGACCCTTTACAGAAAAATAATATTGTAAAAGAACATAGAGAACTGGTGAATGACCTACTTTCTCAAAATGCCTCGTTCATTGAATCAAGTAAAAAACACACAGTCTACAACGAACTATCAACTGCAATCATTGGAAACAAAGCTCAAAAAGAAGTAAAGCTTACAATCCAACACGCAATAGGGGAAGATGTAGGTATCTGGAAATGTGAACAAGTAGCCAAAGGGGTAAAAAATAAAAACAATACACATTCTTTAGAAATAGAAAAAGAAGGCTATTACCTAATCTCATGCAGTAGATGGCCAAAAGAACTTGCAGCACCAATCTTAGGAAGCCCAACAAATAATCTAAATCCACACTATTCTTACAAGAATATTCATCCTGAAAAAGTAAGAATTCGCATTGCGAATCAGATCATTGAAAAAGAAATTCTAGAAAATCAGTATGCAGTTTCTTTCAGAGTATATCTTGAAAAAGGGAAAACTTTATTCTCCAATGATTTTATTGAAGATGGAGAAACGTATGGTGTTTATTATACCTACATCAGCTATGATGATGCAGAAATATAA
- a CDS encoding helix-turn-helix transcriptional regulator has translation MHHTFLYILFLGLFFSTNNKVLANDITSGVKLDSVVSSTEAKLKQVQYYTGIADYPKAYDQIWEVLALANSIQNHELTYKAYKQLSMLYSIFHQKKKAIESIDSMFYYAQKTTNSHSLEHKGKLHFTAALTYRMNEQFDLAQKELRICEQIQDSLQTPMDERIFVLAEKAHLNTINGYFSEAENLLAEISNHTSVENAYSSILYSMWGDLYAKKGEKKKALKFYEQSLDAISLNKTRIGLKVELLEKASELNFELGDYQAAFLQMTESKKLGDQLFGSQSKQNLHLLEIKDSYRKALVEHQKVEKAQAFQLLETEKEKLQQQLIFSLLLICITIFASFYIISLVRKKHLLQQKYVEEQAKKDLEVKKKELTVTALQLIEKDKLLDEIKLRLEKIQTEKDYTSVERIRSTINVNTTRTWDEFEARFVQVNTKFYASLNEKHPNLSPNERKLCALIKLNFSSKEMAELLGVTAESINKARYRLRKKLGLNRDDNLVIYIENI, from the coding sequence GTGCATCATACTTTTTTATACATTCTTTTTCTTGGACTATTTTTTTCTACGAATAATAAAGTTCTAGCAAACGATATTACATCAGGAGTAAAATTAGATTCGGTTGTAAGTAGTACAGAGGCTAAACTTAAGCAAGTTCAGTATTATACAGGTATAGCTGATTATCCGAAAGCTTACGATCAGATTTGGGAAGTTTTAGCTCTTGCTAATTCAATCCAAAATCATGAACTGACATATAAGGCATACAAGCAGCTTTCAATGTTATATTCTATTTTTCATCAGAAGAAAAAGGCTATTGAAAGCATCGATTCCATGTTTTACTATGCTCAAAAGACAACAAATTCTCATTCTTTGGAACATAAAGGGAAATTGCATTTTACCGCTGCACTTACATATCGAATGAATGAGCAGTTTGATTTGGCTCAGAAGGAACTTCGTATTTGTGAACAGATCCAAGATTCATTACAAACGCCTATGGATGAAAGGATATTTGTTTTGGCAGAAAAAGCACATCTCAATACCATAAATGGTTATTTTTCTGAAGCTGAAAATTTACTTGCTGAAATATCAAATCACACTTCAGTTGAGAATGCCTATTCTTCGATTCTTTATTCAATGTGGGGTGATTTATATGCTAAAAAAGGGGAGAAGAAAAAAGCACTCAAATTTTATGAACAGAGTCTTGATGCTATTTCTTTAAATAAAACTCGTATTGGACTAAAAGTAGAGTTATTAGAGAAAGCTTCTGAGCTTAACTTTGAATTAGGTGATTATCAAGCGGCTTTTTTACAGATGACAGAATCTAAGAAATTAGGAGATCAATTGTTTGGGAGTCAGAGCAAACAGAATTTACATTTACTCGAAATAAAGGATTCTTATAGGAAAGCTTTAGTTGAGCATCAAAAAGTTGAAAAGGCTCAAGCATTTCAACTCCTAGAAACTGAAAAAGAAAAACTTCAACAACAATTGATCTTTAGTCTACTCCTTATCTGTATTACAATTTTCGCGTCATTTTATATTATAAGTTTAGTCCGTAAGAAACATCTTCTTCAGCAAAAATATGTAGAAGAACAAGCGAAGAAAGATTTAGAAGTAAAGAAAAAGGAGTTGACAGTAACAGCACTTCAACTGATTGAAAAGGATAAACTTTTAGATGAGATTAAATTAAGATTAGAAAAGATTCAAACGGAAAAAGACTACACCTCTGTTGAACGTATTAGAAGTACAATCAATGTAAATACTACACGAACTTGGGATGAGTTTGAAGCTAGATTTGTACAAGTAAACACTAAATTTTATGCTTCATTAAATGAAAAACATCCAAATCTGAGTCCAAATGAACGAAAGCTTTGTGCTTTAATCAAATTAAATTTTTCCAGTAAAGAAATGGCTGAATTACTTGGTGTTACAGCTGAAAGTATAAACAAAGCCCGTTATCGTTTAAGGAAAAAATTAGGACTGAATCGAGATGACAATCTTGTGATTTATATTGAGAATATTTAA
- a CDS encoding glycoside hydrolase family 30 protein, producing MKKLFYFLGLILSIQTFAQDKQNIDLFYVSLEKGQAQPLKQIPFTETSEKIRWGHEIKVYPNIEHQTIEGIGGAFNEIGGEALLSLDHKLQREVLQNLFDKDKAGFTFCRTAIGASDFGIDAYSYSETPEDYNMDYFSIERDQKFVLPYLKAALAINPDLLIFGSPWSPPAWMKNNNSMTGLTEKPNTFRDENKVYKAYAKYFAEYVKAYESEGVKINRICVQNENDANTKYPSCTMPPAQMLKLAHQYIIPTFKKEKLNTKVFAGTFRTALNLDMIEFLGMENADKIDGIGLQYTSKSIITDAVRMQANIKMFHTEGHCYNGKNSVEQAEHRLEEAADYINSGLTNYCYWNMILNETTKSGWDWKQNSLINIDREKKTIQYNPDYNAMYILGHFIKPNDIRVASTSHRPMITVKSPDGKVKILIQNTDEKEAPYRLKINGEIRDFKIPAKGITAIVYNLDNKKL from the coding sequence ATGAAAAAACTATTCTACTTTTTAGGATTAATACTTTCCATTCAGACTTTCGCTCAAGACAAACAAAATATTGATTTATTCTATGTGAGTTTAGAAAAGGGCCAAGCACAACCTCTTAAACAAATTCCATTTACAGAAACTTCTGAAAAAATAAGATGGGGTCATGAAATAAAGGTTTACCCCAATATTGAACACCAAACCATAGAAGGGATTGGTGGCGCATTCAATGAAATTGGAGGAGAGGCATTACTTAGTTTAGATCACAAACTACAAAGAGAAGTATTACAAAATTTATTCGATAAAGATAAAGCTGGATTTACCTTTTGTCGGACAGCAATTGGGGCAAGTGATTTTGGCATTGATGCCTACAGCTACTCTGAAACTCCAGAAGATTATAATATGGATTACTTTTCAATTGAAAGAGATCAAAAGTTTGTACTACCATACCTCAAAGCTGCTTTAGCAATAAATCCTGATCTCTTAATATTTGGTTCTCCTTGGAGTCCACCAGCGTGGATGAAAAACAATAATTCAATGACTGGGCTTACTGAAAAACCAAATACATTCAGAGATGAAAATAAAGTTTACAAAGCTTATGCAAAATATTTTGCTGAGTATGTAAAGGCTTATGAAAGTGAAGGTGTCAAGATAAATCGGATTTGTGTTCAGAATGAGAACGATGCCAATACAAAATACCCAAGTTGTACGATGCCACCTGCTCAAATGCTGAAACTTGCTCATCAGTATATAATTCCTACATTCAAAAAAGAGAAACTCAATACCAAAGTTTTTGCTGGTACATTCCGAACGGCATTAAATCTGGATATGATCGAATTTTTGGGTATGGAAAATGCAGATAAAATAGATGGAATTGGACTTCAATATACAAGTAAATCTATCATAACAGATGCTGTAAGAATGCAAGCTAATATAAAAATGTTCCATACTGAAGGACATTGTTACAACGGTAAAAACAGTGTTGAACAGGCTGAACATCGACTTGAAGAAGCGGCAGACTACATCAATAGTGGTTTGACTAACTACTGCTATTGGAACATGATTTTGAATGAAACAACCAAGAGTGGTTGGGATTGGAAACAAAATTCACTCATCAATATTGACAGAGAAAAGAAAACGATTCAGTACAATCCTGACTATAATGCCATGTATATTTTAGGACACTTTATTAAACCAAATGATATCAGAGTGGCATCTACAAGTCATCGACCAATGATTACAGTGAAAAGTCCAGATGGAAAAGTGAAAATTCTAATTCAGAATACCGATGAAAAAGAGGCTCCTTATCGTCTTAAAATTAATGGCGAAATAAGAGACTTTAAAATCCCTGCCAAAGGGATCACAGCTATAGTTTATAATCTAGACAATAAGAAATTATAA
- a CDS encoding glycoside hydrolase family 3 N-terminal domain-containing protein, whose protein sequence is MKTYKPLNLTLKYFNLILCFIGLFHQTSAQKSFTNSETEQKVEAILNDMSIEEKIAQITGTRLREIMTDGKLDLEKCKQHIPYGIGHFCQFSTGQSLEPEDLRDLVREVQNYLMTETRLKIPAIFHEEAITGFATLGATTFPQQLGVGCTWNPELVEKNTASTARNMREAGATFALSPMLDISRTAHWNRHQESYGEDAYLTSSMGVAFVKGLQGNDLKTGVAATVKHFAGYGTKNNSTKELYEEYLMPHEACIKVGGAKSVMPSYGVYRALPVTVNPTMLDHILRKELGFDGLVVSDYGAINMVYKKYKRAQNQMTAGAMALSAGVDIELSSPMTYPFLVEALEKGLVTKEDIDQAVRRSLTMKVRLGLLDDKPQIGVDGDLDFDSQENRKLSYETASQSVVLLKNNGILPLKSDVKKIALVGPNAATAHSLLGDYTYQAIRAFWKSELFDAKNPHLVTLKEGLENKLPKNVKLYHERGCDWSAPLEAQIDADGFGDDRLSKLKLISIEGLPQPDLQNATKLAKKSDVIIAAVGENIYLNGEGRWRKGIGLPGEQEAFVEKLLDTGKPVVLVLFGGRQQVISNIEKRCAAIVNAWFPGEEGGNAVADILLGKVNPSGKLCVSYPRTQEKKEINYKDGYVSDDQPQYPFGFGLSYTSFEYNDFKIQEEANLDDENFTVSCSIKNTGKREGTEIVQLYISPLEKNSTMKPIQLKGFKRVNLKAGETKSLSFKISPQQLAQFKNNKWVIEGGEYSLKFGASSTDIRLEGKILLKGEEHFLENGREVFFAESQINNKEL, encoded by the coding sequence ATGAAAACATATAAACCTCTAAATCTAACACTCAAATACTTCAATCTTATTCTGTGTTTCATCGGACTTTTTCATCAAACTTCCGCCCAAAAATCATTTACAAACTCAGAGACTGAACAGAAAGTAGAAGCTATTCTGAATGACATGAGCATTGAAGAAAAAATTGCTCAAATCACAGGTACAAGGTTGAGAGAAATAATGACCGATGGAAAACTTGATCTAGAAAAATGCAAGCAACATATCCCTTATGGAATTGGGCATTTCTGTCAATTTTCAACAGGACAAAGCTTAGAACCGGAAGATTTGAGGGATTTGGTAAGAGAGGTTCAAAACTATCTGATGACAGAAACTAGATTGAAAATCCCTGCCATTTTTCACGAAGAAGCTATAACAGGTTTTGCGACTTTAGGTGCTACCACTTTTCCTCAACAACTTGGAGTAGGTTGTACATGGAACCCAGAATTGGTCGAAAAGAACACAGCATCTACCGCTAGAAATATGAGAGAAGCAGGAGCAACTTTTGCACTTTCTCCTATGCTCGATATCAGTAGAACAGCACATTGGAACAGACACCAAGAAAGCTATGGTGAAGATGCTTATTTAACCTCAAGTATGGGAGTTGCTTTTGTAAAAGGATTACAAGGGAATGACCTAAAAACGGGAGTTGCAGCAACAGTTAAGCATTTTGCAGGATACGGTACGAAGAACAATTCTACCAAAGAACTTTACGAAGAATACTTGATGCCGCATGAAGCATGTATAAAAGTAGGGGGAGCAAAAAGTGTTATGCCATCTTATGGAGTTTATAGGGCTTTGCCAGTTACGGTTAACCCAACCATGCTAGATCATATTTTGAGAAAAGAACTTGGTTTTGATGGTTTAGTGGTGAGTGATTATGGTGCGATCAATATGGTTTATAAAAAATACAAAAGAGCTCAAAATCAGATGACAGCTGGAGCAATGGCACTTAGTGCAGGTGTAGATATTGAGTTGTCCTCCCCTATGACTTATCCTTTTTTGGTAGAAGCTTTAGAAAAAGGCTTAGTTACCAAAGAAGATATAGATCAAGCTGTTCGACGATCACTGACAATGAAAGTACGTTTGGGACTTTTAGATGATAAACCTCAAATTGGTGTGGATGGAGATTTGGATTTTGATTCTCAAGAAAATCGAAAATTGTCTTACGAAACAGCTAGTCAGTCAGTTGTGTTACTGAAAAACAATGGAATTTTACCCTTAAAAAGTGATGTAAAGAAAATCGCATTAGTTGGGCCGAATGCTGCTACTGCTCATTCTTTATTGGGAGATTATACCTATCAAGCGATCAGAGCCTTTTGGAAAAGTGAACTGTTTGATGCTAAAAATCCACATTTGGTGACACTCAAAGAGGGCTTAGAAAATAAGCTTCCGAAAAATGTGAAATTATATCATGAGAGAGGTTGTGATTGGAGTGCCCCACTAGAAGCTCAGATTGATGCGGATGGATTTGGCGATGACCGTCTTAGTAAATTGAAATTGATTTCGATTGAGGGACTGCCACAACCCGACTTACAAAATGCGACCAAGCTGGCAAAAAAGAGTGATGTTATCATAGCAGCTGTTGGAGAAAACATTTACCTAAACGGTGAGGGTAGATGGCGTAAAGGAATTGGTTTACCAGGTGAACAAGAAGCTTTTGTTGAAAAATTACTTGACACAGGTAAACCTGTAGTCTTGGTACTTTTTGGAGGACGTCAGCAAGTTATTAGCAATATAGAAAAGCGTTGTGCGGCCATTGTGAATGCTTGGTTTCCTGGAGAAGAAGGTGGAAATGCTGTAGCAGACATTTTATTAGGTAAGGTTAATCCTTCAGGAAAACTATGTGTAAGCTATCCAAGAACACAAGAAAAGAAAGAAATCAATTATAAAGATGGTTACGTGTCTGATGATCAGCCTCAGTATCCTTTTGGTTTTGGTCTTTCTTATACCTCTTTCGAATACAATGATTTTAAAATTCAAGAGGAAGCAAACTTAGATGATGAAAATTTTACCGTTAGCTGTTCTATCAAAAATACTGGAAAAAGAGAGGGAACAGAAATTGTTCAACTTTATATCTCACCTTTAGAGAAAAACTCAACGATGAAACCAATTCAACTAAAAGGTTTCAAACGAGTGAATCTGAAAGCTGGTGAAACAAAGTCTTTAAGTTTTAAAATATCCCCACAACAGTTAGCCCAATTCAAGAATAATAAATGGGTTATAGAAGGCGGTGAATATTCACTTAAGTTTGGTGCTTCATCTACGGATATAAGATTGGAAGGGAAAATCTTACTAAAAGGTGAAGAACATTTCTTAGAAAATGGTAGAGAAGTATTTTTCGCTGAAAGTCAAATCAATAATAAAGAGCTTTAA
- a CDS encoding serine hydrolase domain-containing protein, translating into MKKKHFKQIFRILFIASSLGSLWFVPWILVKAWILPLPNTVQEQVNEAIGHGFDGMIVYVDEAGKSPMYYTGGWKDRDNKIPADPKSLFKIASISKLYAAVAITKLVKDEQLSLDETLADYFPNLIDRIENADKITLKMMVQHRSGIPNFTDNPLYWENEQENGKNALDFALDLPASFAPDEGYEYSNTNYLLLRKIIDQVLGYSHQQYIKEKILVPLKLNNTFFSLSEVNLDDVMSGYYVGYNEDFKANEYGMLATAEDVGRFLRALNDGSLLDEEEQKIYPYVYDHGGLVIGYQSLAEYHKDIDAVVVQFINTTDFNGYEWNLSEITINRIVDIIRRQDQENL; encoded by the coding sequence ATGAAAAAGAAACACTTCAAACAAATATTCAGAATTTTATTCATAGCTTCATCTTTAGGTTCTCTTTGGTTTGTTCCATGGATTTTGGTAAAAGCTTGGATTCTTCCATTACCAAATACCGTTCAAGAACAAGTAAATGAAGCTATTGGACATGGATTTGATGGAATGATTGTGTATGTAGATGAAGCAGGGAAGTCACCTATGTATTATACAGGAGGTTGGAAAGACAGAGATAATAAAATTCCCGCTGATCCGAAATCATTATTCAAGATTGCAAGTATTAGTAAATTATATGCAGCTGTTGCGATCACTAAATTAGTGAAAGATGAGCAACTTTCACTTGATGAAACCCTTGCTGACTACTTCCCAAACCTTATTGATAGAATTGAAAATGCTGACAAAATCACATTAAAGATGATGGTACAGCATAGGTCAGGTATTCCGAATTTCACTGATAATCCTTTGTATTGGGAAAACGAACAGGAAAATGGTAAAAATGCACTTGATTTTGCCCTTGATCTACCTGCTAGTTTTGCTCCTGATGAAGGATATGAATATTCAAATACCAATTATTTATTGCTTCGAAAGATTATCGATCAAGTTTTAGGCTATAGTCATCAACAATATATCAAAGAGAAAATATTAGTTCCTCTCAAACTAAATAACACATTTTTTTCGCTTAGTGAGGTCAATTTAGATGATGTAATGAGTGGATATTATGTCGGATACAACGAAGACTTTAAAGCTAATGAATATGGAATGTTAGCTACAGCAGAAGATGTAGGTAGATTTTTACGAGCTTTAAACGATGGATCATTATTAGATGAGGAAGAACAAAAAATCTATCCTTATGTCTATGACCATGGAGGTTTAGTTATTGGTTATCAAAGTTTAGCTGAATATCATAAAGATATCGATGCCGTGGTTGTCCAATTTATTAATACTACTGATTTTAATGGCTATGAGTGGAACTTATCAGAAATTACAATTAATCGTATTGTAGATATAATTCGAAGACAAGACCAAGAAAACCTTTGA